The following is a genomic window from Xenopus laevis strain J_2021 chromosome 2L, Xenopus_laevis_v10.1, whole genome shotgun sequence.
TAACTGATGAAACTAAGGGAGcctcaatgattttgcaagtcAGTAACTTtccaaagtctgattttattatttccCTTGTTATTTGATTCAAAAGGATTCCTGCAGTGTTTCTGGTTTTGTTGCATATACTGCTAAAATTAAgcagcacatttaggggcagatttatcaagggtcgaattgaaaattcgaagttttaaattcaaattctgagtttattttagtgtaatccgactagggtatagtccaaattcgattaaaattttgaaatgtatcatgtactgtccctttaagaatttgaattcaactattcgccatctgccaaattggtgttttagcctatggaggacctcctaaaatcaatttggagtcgtttagtggagttttgaaaaaatatatattttttttgggtgaaaaattcaAGTCGAATTTGCAGCTCAATCAtattcacccatttttttttccaataaatttcgaatggtcgtttttttttcttcaaatttcgagttgatgggaattgatgggagtttttagaaactcccataaacttgaaattcgacccttgataaatctgccccttatttcaTGCCCAATATACAATGAAATGACAACAGGAAACACATATCCATGCTTAGAtacattgtaattttttaaagagCACAAACAATTTACATTGTTTAAATTCTGCAATTTCATGTAATTTCTAtggattttgcacaattttttctttttagagcACTTAAATCCATGCCTGCAGGAATTAATTCAACTTTGCAGATGGTCATATCAGTTtgtagaaattattttaatttctttttgtaAGGAGTAGTTTGGATTGTTCGTGATGGGAGTGTTGAACTTCTTCGGTTTTTTGAGGACCTGGTAAGGAATCTGAAGACAGATGAGAGGCTTTTATAGGGTGCAAGTTCATGGTTTTCTGTTCCAGCAGACACCTTGGGGCAGTCAAGTTTCAGTAAGGACCCAGTAGGTCTATCTAATGGTTTGGTGCTAAGCACCCAGCTTCGGCAGTTTGCGTGCATCCAGCTCTGTATTTCAGGATCAGTCCTGGCCTGATGTTGAGAATGGTGTCTCGAGTCTATGAATGCTACTGCACACACTTTGCTCATaacctcttttcttttcttgcaCAAAAGATCAAGGAAGACTAGCCCCCCATAGCCATGTGCAATAAAAGCCACATTCGTAGCTGCACTTGTTGAAATGAAATTGTCCCAAACATAACCAGTATGCTCTTCTGGAGAACTACAACATCTTTTAGGGATAAGCATCTTTCTGCCTGTTCTAAGCAAATCACTCCCATCACAGGGTAAAGACATAGATATATCTTCTTCCTTTTTAATAATCAAGTGAGGTTCTTCTTTCATTTCAACAAAATTGTCATTTGGATTTAAGATAATCAAAGCCCCATACTCCCTCAGTGCAGTGTTAATATATGGGATTTGTGTTCCCTTTTCTAGAGAATGGTGAAAGATAACCTTTTGCCCCCACTGCCCAGCTCGAATAACACCTTTGTCTTGAAGAAGGACAAGTAGGCTTGTCGGCACACTCAAGCCTTCCTTACTCATAAAGAAAAATGACTTTGGTTCTTCTTCTTTAGCATCAATCGGAATGGGAATCCTTTCAAGATTGCATTCTTTTTCAAGAAGTTCATAGACATAAAGGGTTATCAAATCTCCAAGCATTTTATAACGTTTATGGTTCCTCTCATATTCCTTCTTGTAATAATTATAGACAAATGGTTTTTTTGTAAGCATGTGCCTCAGCTCACCATTTTCATTGAAATAGTACTCCAGATCGTCCGTATTTATGGAATTTTCAAGATGCGTTTTGAA
Proteins encoded in this region:
- the XB6001422.L gene encoding putative protein FAM172B — translated: MEGLLRFKTHLENSINTDDLEYYFNENGELRHMLTKKPFVYNYYKKEYERNHKRYKMLGDLITLYVYELLEKECNLERIPIPIDAKEEEPKSFFFMSKEGLSVPTSLLVLLQDKGVIRAGQWGQKVIFHHSLEKGTQIPYINTALREYGALIILNPNDNFVEMKEEPHLIIKKEEDISMSLPCDGSDLLRTGRKMLIPKRCCSSPEEHTGYVWDNFISTSAATNVAFIAHGYGGLVFLDLLCKKRKEVMSKVCAVAFIDSRHHSQHQARTDPEIQSWMHANCRSWVLSTKPLDRPTGSLLKLDCPKVSAGTENHELAPYKSLSSVFRFLTRSSKNRRSSTLPSRTIQTTPYKKKLK